From the genome of Bradyrhizobium elkanii USDA 76, one region includes:
- a CDS encoding ABC transporter ATP-binding protein produces the protein MTDTPAIHISNLVVGFGKKIVLDHLDLDVNDGEILGLVGASGGGKSVLMRTLVGLLPKRSGEIDFAGASDNERHWGVLFQQGALFSALTARQNIQFPLREQARLSPRLLDEVADAKLEMVGLTREDGDKFPSELSGGMTKRVALARALALDPSLLFLDEPTSGLDPIAAGEFDALIRTLHRTLRFTVFMVTHDLNSLQAICDRVAALADGRIAAIGRLSSVLKSDHPWVQAYFHGARAQKLGLGN, from the coding sequence ATGACCGACACTCCAGCCATCCATATTAGCAACCTGGTGGTCGGCTTCGGCAAGAAGATCGTCCTCGATCACCTCGACCTCGACGTGAACGACGGCGAAATTCTCGGCCTCGTGGGCGCGTCCGGGGGCGGAAAGTCGGTACTGATGCGGACATTGGTCGGCCTGCTGCCGAAGCGGAGCGGGGAGATCGATTTCGCGGGCGCCAGCGATAACGAACGCCACTGGGGTGTCCTGTTCCAGCAGGGAGCGCTGTTCTCGGCCTTGACGGCTCGGCAGAACATTCAGTTTCCGTTGCGCGAGCAGGCGCGGCTTTCACCAAGGCTGCTGGACGAAGTCGCGGATGCGAAGCTCGAGATGGTTGGCTTGACGCGCGAAGACGGCGACAAGTTTCCGTCCGAGCTTTCGGGCGGCATGACCAAGCGTGTGGCGCTGGCGCGGGCACTGGCGCTTGACCCCTCGCTCCTGTTTCTCGATGAGCCAACCTCCGGTCTCGATCCGATCGCTGCGGGCGAATTCGACGCCCTGATCCGGACGCTGCACCGGACGTTGCGCTTTACCGTGTTCATGGTGACGCACGACCTGAACAGTCTGCAGGCCATTTGCGACCGCGTCGCCGCGCTTGCCGACGGCCGGATCGCCGCAATCGGCCGGCTGTCATCGGTGCTCAAGTCCGATCATCCCTGGGTCCAGGCCTACTTTCATGGCGCCCGGGCGCAGAAGCTGGGCCTCGGCAATTAG
- a CDS encoding ABC-type transport auxiliary lipoprotein family protein translates to MEIRAPYIVVGAFVLSAIVAVFGFVYWLNNVGGIGKRQTYQLVFADPVPGLLVGAGVLFNGIRVGEVTALELDPDRPREVHATIAVAERTPVHSDTRVGLDFQGLTGVPVIALEGGDDPQAPPAREPLVAEKGAGRSMTQAARDALRRVDAVLSENAAPLHSTIDNLSTFAEGLARNTPKLDGIVAGLERMTAGGAPAPRKVVYDLHAVDDFGAQRHANLPEQLVMAEPTAIARLQTQRFLFSPDEETQGFEGAQWGDSLPVLVQARLLQSFENYDVDHAPLRADSGVEGTPRLLIDLRRFEIVQGAQPRATISLSAKIVDRNGRVKAAKLLEGSEGINSLTPSEAAAAFDRAFGSLARELVMWVASTD, encoded by the coding sequence ATGGAAATCCGCGCGCCCTATATCGTCGTTGGTGCATTCGTGTTATCGGCGATCGTCGCCGTGTTCGGCTTCGTCTACTGGCTGAACAATGTCGGGGGGATTGGGAAACGGCAGACATATCAGCTGGTTTTCGCCGATCCGGTGCCCGGACTGCTGGTCGGGGCGGGCGTCCTCTTCAATGGCATCCGCGTCGGCGAAGTGACCGCGCTTGAGCTGGATCCGGACCGTCCGCGCGAGGTTCACGCCACGATCGCAGTCGCCGAGCGTACGCCGGTGCATAGCGATACGCGCGTCGGCCTCGATTTCCAGGGACTGACTGGTGTTCCGGTGATCGCGCTCGAAGGCGGCGATGATCCCCAGGCGCCGCCGGCGCGCGAACCGCTGGTGGCCGAAAAGGGGGCCGGGCGGAGCATGACGCAGGCCGCCCGCGATGCACTACGCCGGGTCGATGCCGTCCTGTCCGAGAACGCCGCGCCGCTGCACAGCACGATCGACAATCTCAGCACGTTCGCCGAAGGGCTCGCGCGCAACACGCCGAAGCTCGACGGTATCGTGGCCGGGCTGGAACGCATGACCGCCGGTGGTGCGCCCGCGCCGCGCAAGGTAGTGTACGACCTTCACGCGGTGGACGACTTCGGAGCGCAGCGCCATGCCAATCTGCCCGAGCAACTGGTCATGGCGGAGCCGACCGCGATCGCACGCTTGCAGACCCAGCGCTTCCTGTTTTCGCCGGATGAAGAAACTCAGGGGTTCGAAGGTGCGCAGTGGGGCGATAGTCTCCCGGTGCTGGTGCAGGCGCGGTTGCTGCAGAGCTTCGAGAATTACGACGTCGACCATGCGCCACTGCGGGCCGACAGCGGTGTAGAGGGTACGCCGCGCCTGCTGATCGACCTGCGTCGGTTCGAAATTGTGCAGGGAGCCCAACCGCGCGCGACGATCTCCCTGTCCGCGAAGATCGTCGATCGAAATGGGCGGGTAAAGGCCGCCAAGCTTCTTGAGGGATCCGAAGGGATAAACTCGCTCACACCATCCGAGGCGGCAGCCGCATTCGATCGGGCCTTCGGGTCTCTCGCAAGGGAGCTCGTGATGTGGGTTGCATCGACGGACTAG
- a CDS encoding acetate/propionate family kinase produces the protein MSDSVLVLNAGSSSIKFGLFDIAPAEPKLQCRGLLDEQEKVPRIVMSDASGRQLFERRRPSGTSEDNGLFSDVFAWIEDYLAGGKLAAVGHRIVHGGRAFYRPVVITGQAIAALEALTPLAPLHQPRCLAPVRAVQSLRPQLTQIACFDTAFHHGLAPPASRFAIPRHFEERGIRRYGFHGLSFEYVASQLAAIAPQWADKRVVVAHLGNGASLCALQKGNSVDTTMGLTPLDGLVMGTRCGTIDPGVLLYLLQEERMSVDDVQHLLYEGSGLLGVSGLSADMRALLASQKPEAREAIDLFTFRVAAEVAVMANILAGLDGLVLTGGIGEHAADIRQRVCDRLSRLGVSIDTAANVQGEQRIAAKGSPVDVLVIPTNEEVSIARHCRSLLRTGR, from the coding sequence ATGTCCGACAGCGTCCTGGTGCTCAACGCCGGCTCGTCCAGCATCAAGTTCGGCCTGTTCGACATCGCACCGGCCGAGCCAAAGCTGCAATGCAGGGGCTTGCTCGATGAGCAGGAGAAGGTCCCGCGCATCGTGATGAGCGATGCCTCGGGCAGGCAGCTGTTCGAGAGGCGTCGCCCGAGCGGCACGTCGGAGGACAACGGCCTGTTCAGCGACGTATTTGCCTGGATCGAGGACTATCTCGCCGGCGGCAAGCTCGCCGCCGTCGGGCATCGTATCGTCCATGGCGGGCGTGCGTTCTATCGACCGGTCGTCATCACAGGGCAGGCTATCGCCGCGCTGGAGGCCTTGACGCCGCTTGCGCCGCTGCACCAGCCGCGCTGCCTGGCGCCGGTCCGCGCCGTGCAATCGCTGCGGCCGCAGCTGACGCAGATCGCCTGCTTCGACACGGCCTTCCATCACGGCCTGGCGCCGCCGGCCAGCCGCTTTGCCATCCCGCGGCACTTTGAGGAGCGCGGCATCCGTCGCTACGGCTTCCACGGCCTCTCCTTCGAATACGTCGCGAGCCAACTCGCCGCGATCGCGCCGCAATGGGCGGACAAGCGCGTCGTCGTGGCGCATCTCGGCAACGGCGCGAGCCTCTGTGCCCTGCAGAAGGGCAACAGCGTCGACACCACCATGGGATTGACCCCGCTCGACGGTCTCGTCATGGGGACCCGCTGTGGAACGATAGATCCCGGCGTACTGCTTTATCTCTTGCAGGAAGAAAGGATGTCGGTCGATGACGTACAACATTTGCTGTACGAAGGTTCGGGCCTGCTCGGCGTCTCAGGGCTGTCAGCCGACATGCGCGCCCTACTGGCGAGCCAAAAGCCCGAGGCCCGCGAAGCCATCGATCTCTTCACATTTCGTGTCGCCGCAGAAGTCGCCGTGATGGCAAATATCCTTGCCGGCCTCGACGGCCTGGTGCTCACCGGCGGCATTGGCGAGCATGCCGCGGACATCCGGCAACGCGTCTGCGATCGCCTCTCCCGGCTCGGCGTCAGCATCGATACGGCAGCAAATGTACAGGGCGAACAACGCATCGCCGCGAAGGGCAGTCCGGTCGACGTACTGGTCATTCCGACCAATGAGGAAGTCAGTATTGCGCGGCACTGCCGCAGCCTGCTGCGCACAGGTCGCTAG
- a CDS encoding phosphoketolase family protein gives MQSATTPNEQARADDLVLLDRYWRAANYLSVGQIYLLANPLLREPLKLEHIKPRLLGHWGTTPGLNFIYAHLNRAIRTSHLNVIYICGPGHGGPGMVANTYLEGTYTELYPEVTRDLDGLRKLFRQFSFPGGIPSHAAPETPGSIHEGGELGYALVHAYGAVFDNPDLIAVCVVGDGEAETGPLAASWHSNKFLNPKHDGAVLPILHLNGYKIANPTVLGRMDDEDVRSLFTGYGYEPLFVEGDDPHAMHRSMASTLDTALGSIRAIQQAARQQPGDLKRPRWPMIVLRSPKGWTGPKEVDGLKVEGFWRAHQVPIANPRGNPEHLKLLEHWMRSYEPESLFDANGRLVAELQALAPAGARRMGANPHANGGLLKRELKLPDFRAYAVEVTAPGEVVAEATRELGKFLREVVELNAEARNFRIMGPDETASNRLDAVFEATDRVWMEGIEPYDVHLAHDGRVMEVLSEHLCHGWLEGYLLTGRHGFFSCYEAFIHIVDSMFNQHAKWLKVSRALPWRRPIASLNYLLTSHVWRQDHNGFSHQDPGFVDLVTNKKADIVRVYFPPDANTLLWVGDHCLRTYDRINVIVAGKQPAPQWLSMRAAITHCEAGIGIWDWAGTEPPNAEPDVVMACAGDVPTLETLAAVDLLRKALPELRIRVVNVVDLMTLQPMEQHPHGLSDRDFDSLFTRDKPVVFAYHGYPYLIHRLTYRRTNHDGMHVRGFAEEGTTTTPFDMVVLNGLDRFHLAIEAIERMPGLGIAAAHVKRRFRDALTEHTRYVREHGEDMPQIRDWVWPYGTTDHKCVD, from the coding sequence ATGCAATCTGCGACCACTCCAAACGAGCAAGCGCGGGCGGACGATCTTGTGCTGCTCGACCGCTATTGGCGAGCCGCCAATTATCTCTCCGTTGGACAGATCTACCTGCTCGCGAATCCGCTTCTGAGAGAGCCGCTGAAGCTGGAGCACATCAAGCCGCGCCTGCTTGGACATTGGGGCACCACGCCCGGGCTCAACTTCATCTATGCTCACCTCAATCGTGCAATCCGCACTTCCCACCTCAACGTCATCTATATCTGCGGTCCCGGCCATGGCGGCCCCGGCATGGTCGCGAACACCTATCTCGAAGGAACCTACACGGAGCTCTATCCGGAGGTGACGCGCGATTTGGACGGCTTGCGCAAGCTGTTCCGTCAATTCTCCTTCCCCGGCGGCATTCCAAGCCACGCCGCGCCGGAAACACCCGGCTCGATCCACGAAGGCGGTGAACTCGGCTATGCGTTGGTTCACGCATATGGCGCAGTGTTCGACAACCCCGATTTGATCGCCGTTTGCGTCGTCGGCGACGGCGAGGCAGAGACCGGCCCGCTCGCGGCCTCCTGGCATTCCAACAAGTTCTTGAACCCGAAGCATGACGGCGCAGTGCTGCCAATCCTGCACCTCAATGGCTACAAGATTGCCAATCCCACCGTGCTGGGGCGGATGGATGACGAGGACGTCCGTAGCCTCTTCACTGGCTACGGCTACGAGCCGCTGTTCGTCGAAGGCGACGATCCGCATGCGATGCATCGCTCGATGGCCAGCACGCTCGACACTGCGCTCGGCAGCATCCGCGCAATCCAGCAAGCCGCGCGGCAGCAGCCCGGCGACCTTAAGCGGCCGCGATGGCCGATGATCGTGCTGCGCAGCCCGAAGGGCTGGACCGGACCAAAGGAGGTCGATGGGTTGAAGGTCGAAGGATTCTGGCGTGCACATCAGGTGCCGATCGCCAACCCGCGCGGCAACCCCGAGCATCTGAAGCTGCTCGAGCATTGGATGAGGAGCTACGAGCCTGAAAGCCTGTTCGATGCAAACGGGCGGCTGGTAGCTGAATTGCAAGCCCTTGCGCCCGCAGGCGCCCGTCGGATGGGTGCCAACCCGCACGCCAATGGCGGCCTCCTGAAGCGGGAGCTGAAGCTGCCGGATTTCCGTGCGTATGCGGTCGAGGTCACCGCTCCGGGCGAGGTCGTCGCCGAAGCCACGCGGGAACTCGGCAAGTTCTTGCGCGAGGTCGTGGAGTTGAATGCGGAAGCCCGCAATTTCCGCATCATGGGTCCGGACGAAACCGCGTCGAACCGGCTCGACGCGGTATTCGAGGCCACCGACCGGGTCTGGATGGAAGGCATCGAGCCTTACGACGTCCACCTCGCCCATGACGGCCGCGTGATGGAAGTCCTGAGCGAGCATCTCTGCCATGGCTGGCTCGAAGGCTATCTGCTCACGGGCCGGCACGGCTTCTTCTCCTGCTATGAAGCCTTCATCCACATCGTGGATTCAATGTTCAACCAGCACGCCAAATGGCTGAAGGTCTCGCGCGCGCTGCCTTGGCGACGACCGATCGCGTCGCTGAACTATCTCCTCACCTCGCATGTCTGGCGTCAGGACCACAACGGATTCAGTCATCAGGATCCCGGCTTCGTCGATCTCGTCACCAACAAGAAGGCCGACATTGTCCGCGTCTACTTTCCGCCCGATGCCAACACCCTGCTCTGGGTCGGCGATCACTGCTTGCGCACCTATGACCGCATCAATGTGATCGTGGCGGGCAAGCAACCTGCCCCGCAATGGCTTTCGATGCGTGCGGCAATCACCCATTGCGAAGCCGGCATCGGGATATGGGATTGGGCCGGCACCGAGCCCCCCAATGCTGAGCCCGACGTGGTGATGGCCTGCGCCGGCGACGTTCCGACGCTGGAGACGCTCGCCGCCGTCGACCTGCTCCGCAAGGCGCTGCCGGAACTAAGGATCCGCGTCGTCAACGTGGTTGACTTGATGACGCTGCAGCCGATGGAGCAGCATCCGCACGGCCTGTCCGACCGCGACTTCGACAGCCTGTTCACCCGCGACAAGCCTGTCGTCTTCGCCTATCACGGCTATCCCTATCTGATCCATCGCTTGACCTACCGCCGCACCAATCACGACGGAATGCACGTGCGGGGCTTCGCGGAGGAAGGCACCACCACGACCCCGTTCGACATGGTAGTGTTGAACGGCCTCGACCGCTTCCATCTCGCCATCGAGGCAATCGAGCGCATGCCGGGGCTCGGCATCGCGGCAGCCCACGTCAAGCGGCGATTCCGTGACGCCCTGACCGAGCACACCCGCTACGTGCGCGAGCATGGCGAGGACATGCCGCAGATCCGTGACTGGGTCTGGCCCTACGGTACGACAGACCACAAATGCGTTGACTGA
- the fixJ gene encoding response regulator FixJ: MTTRRTILVIDDDPAMRDSLAFLLDVNGFAVTSYETATDFLDHLAGSTVDCIVSDIRMPGMSGLELVRKLKVDAVACPVILMTGHGDVALAVEAMKAGAVDFIEKPFEDEALLRAIGEALRTQSAAPADGTVKREAEARLVDLSPRERDVLRGLVAGKINKVIAHDLGISPRTVEVYRANLMAKTNVRSMSELMRIAIAAGL, from the coding sequence ATGACAACGCGGCGTACAATTCTCGTGATCGACGATGATCCAGCTATGCGGGACTCACTGGCCTTTCTTCTTGACGTCAACGGCTTTGCCGTAACCTCTTATGAGACGGCAACCGATTTTCTCGATCATCTCGCCGGCAGCACAGTCGACTGCATTGTATCTGATATCCGTATGCCCGGCATGAGCGGCCTCGAATTGGTCCGCAAACTCAAGGTCGACGCGGTCGCATGCCCGGTCATTCTGATGACTGGCCATGGAGACGTCGCACTCGCGGTCGAGGCGATGAAGGCAGGTGCGGTTGACTTCATTGAAAAGCCGTTCGAGGACGAGGCGCTGTTGCGCGCAATCGGCGAAGCCCTGCGGACACAGTCCGCGGCCCCGGCCGACGGCACGGTCAAGCGCGAGGCTGAAGCTCGCCTCGTGGATCTCTCGCCGCGCGAACGTGACGTTCTGCGGGGGCTCGTGGCGGGCAAGATCAACAAGGTGATTGCGCACGACCTTGGCATCAGCCCACGCACGGTCGAGGTCTACCGTGCCAACCTGATGGCCAAGACCAATGTGCGCAGCATGTCGGAATTGATGCGGATCGCGATCGCTGCCGGGCTCTAG
- a CDS encoding PAS domain S-box protein has protein sequence MSDRIWYRYGTAAAAAALVFAVRAGLDNYFEDRTFTIIFVPAVLFAAFAGGRGPAILTTLLCLVISAKFLGRSLVTEPANLIDIACFAVLGPILGFMGDRLLKESDQARNRQAHLQSILDTVPDAMIVIDDHGIIRSFSAAAERLFGWKADQVVGKNVSSLMPQPYRGEHDRYLERYLTTGERRIIGIGRIVVGERSDGSTFPMELAVGEAKVRGERFFTGFIRDLTERRAQERRLQELQSELVHVSRLTAMGEMASSIAHEINQPLSAITNYMRGAKALLASEIPDATRIRDALERAAQQALRAGDIIKRLREFVAKGETQQSLESPATLLEEAVALALLGAKEQGVRVTIRSDRDMPSIIVDKIQIQQVVLNLVRNAIEAMASGPRRELTVGVTKTNGVATFTIADTGPGISPDIADRLFQPFITTKEHGMGVGLSICRTIIESHGGRIDVMPNAGGGTVFQFILPFAEDGEEA, from the coding sequence ATGTCCGACCGCATCTGGTACCGCTATGGCACTGCCGCGGCAGCGGCCGCGCTCGTATTCGCGGTGCGCGCGGGGCTCGATAACTATTTCGAAGACCGGACGTTCACGATCATCTTTGTCCCCGCCGTGCTGTTTGCCGCGTTCGCCGGCGGTCGCGGTCCGGCGATCCTCACCACCCTGCTCTGCCTCGTCATCAGCGCCAAATTCCTCGGCAGGAGCCTGGTCACTGAACCTGCGAATCTGATCGATATCGCCTGTTTTGCTGTCCTCGGTCCGATCCTTGGCTTTATGGGTGACCGGCTACTGAAGGAGAGCGATCAAGCGCGAAATCGCCAGGCCCATCTGCAATCAATCCTCGACACGGTCCCTGATGCGATGATCGTCATCGACGACCACGGCATTATTCGCTCCTTCAGCGCGGCAGCCGAGCGCCTGTTTGGCTGGAAAGCGGACCAAGTCGTCGGAAAGAACGTTTCGAGCCTGATGCCCCAGCCGTATCGCGGCGAGCACGACCGGTATCTCGAGCGATACCTTACGACCGGCGAACGGCGCATCATCGGCATCGGCCGCATCGTGGTCGGAGAACGAAGTGACGGCTCGACGTTTCCGATGGAACTCGCCGTCGGCGAGGCTAAGGTACGTGGAGAACGCTTCTTCACCGGCTTTATCCGCGATCTCACCGAACGTCGAGCGCAAGAACGGCGGCTGCAGGAGCTGCAGTCCGAGCTGGTTCATGTGTCGCGATTGACCGCCATGGGTGAGATGGCGTCCTCAATCGCGCATGAGATCAACCAGCCGCTGTCAGCCATCACGAACTACATGCGCGGTGCGAAGGCGCTGCTGGCGTCGGAGATACCGGATGCTACCCGCATTCGGGATGCGCTCGAGCGGGCCGCGCAGCAAGCCCTACGGGCCGGCGACATCATCAAGCGCCTGCGCGAATTTGTCGCCAAGGGCGAGACCCAACAGTCCCTGGAGAGCCCGGCAACCCTGCTCGAAGAGGCTGTCGCACTAGCGCTGCTCGGCGCCAAGGAGCAGGGCGTCCGGGTGACGATCCGCAGCGACCGCGACATGCCCTCGATCATCGTCGATAAAATCCAGATTCAGCAGGTCGTGCTCAACCTGGTTCGCAACGCGATCGAGGCGATGGCCTCGGGCCCGCGCCGCGAATTGACCGTCGGCGTCACCAAGACTAACGGTGTTGCGACGTTCACTATCGCCGATACCGGCCCGGGCATCAGCCCCGATATCGCCGACCGCTTATTTCAGCCCTTTATCACGACCAAGGAGCATGGCATGGGCGTCGGCCTCTCGATCTGCCGGACCATCATCGAATCCCATGGCGGACGCATCGATGTGATGCCAAACGCTGGTGGCGGCACGGTTTTTCAGTTCATCCTCCCGTTCGCGGAGGACGGAGAAGAAGCATGA
- a CDS encoding CBS domain-containing protein, whose translation MRAHQIMARHLVTVGTETSIIEAAKLMMDHHISGLPVVDAAGRLVGILSESDFLRRSEIDTQRRRSGWFKFLLGPGYAAADFVHERGRKVGEIMSCDPVTVTEETPLPDLVDLMEKKGIKRLPVMRDGRLVGLVTRADLLRTVASIAHQIPDPTADDNHIHDRIVRVLDGANWCPLGLQVSVRDGVVHLRGVIMDERARRAAIVAAENAVGVKEVHDHLCYVDTYSGFYIQSAEDERAAAAKADEAAE comes from the coding sequence ATGCGCGCACATCAGATCATGGCGAGACATCTCGTCACTGTTGGAACCGAAACATCCATTATCGAAGCCGCCAAGCTGATGATGGATCACCATATCAGCGGCCTGCCGGTGGTCGATGCGGCTGGAAGATTGGTCGGGATCCTGTCGGAGAGCGACTTTCTGCGACGAAGCGAGATCGATACGCAGCGCCGTCGTAGCGGCTGGTTCAAGTTTCTTCTCGGCCCCGGCTACGCAGCCGCGGACTTTGTCCACGAGCGCGGGCGGAAGGTCGGAGAGATCATGTCGTGCGACCCCGTCACCGTGACGGAAGAAACGCCTTTGCCTGACCTGGTCGATCTCATGGAGAAGAAGGGCATCAAGCGGCTGCCGGTGATGCGCGACGGGCGCCTCGTTGGCCTCGTGACGCGGGCGGACCTGCTGCGTACTGTCGCGTCCATCGCGCACCAGATCCCGGATCCCACGGCGGACGACAACCATATCCACGATCGCATCGTGCGGGTGCTCGACGGTGCAAACTGGTGTCCGCTCGGGCTGCAGGTCTCGGTGCGCGACGGCGTGGTGCACCTTCGTGGGGTCATCATGGACGAACGGGCGAGGCGGGCGGCGATCGTCGCCGCGGAGAATGCTGTTGGCGTCAAGGAAGTGCACGATCATCTGTGCTACGTCGATACCTATTCCGGCTTCTATATCCAATCCGCGGAAGACGAGCGAGCAGCTGCCGCCAAAGCGGACGAGGCCGCAGAATGA
- the ccoN gene encoding cytochrome-c oxidase, cbb3-type subunit I, whose product MTMGEAGLTSSLAVFAFVSFLGAAMGHDAAFSFHASLACAASLISVVMIGNRYLDRPAELPPAEIGGRPNYNLGPIKFASAMAMFWGIAGFTVGLIIAMQLAWPALNFDLPWTTFGRLRPLHTSAVIFAFGGNVLIATSFYVVQKTCRTRLAGDLSPWFVVVGYNFFILVAGTGYLLGVTQSKEYAEPEWYADFWLTIVWVTYLLVFLMTLVRRKEPHIFVANWFYLAFIITIAVLHLGNNPALPVSFLGSKSYIAWGGVQDAMFQWWYGHNAVGFFLTAGFLAIMYYFIPKRAERPVYSYRLSIIHFWALIFLYIWAGPHHLHYTALPDWAQTLGMTFSIMLWMPSWGGMINGLMTLSGAWDKLRTDPVLRMMVVSVAFYGMSTFEGPMMSIKVVNSLSHYTDWTIGHVHSGALGWVGFVSFGALYCLIPWLWNRQLYSLKLVNWHFWISTIGIVLYISAMWVSGILQGLMWRAYTSLGFLEYSFIESVEAMHPFYIIRAAGGALFLVGALIMAFNLWMTVNAGQASEIEGAGALQPAE is encoded by the coding sequence ATGACGATGGGCGAAGCCGGCTTGACGTCTTCACTTGCGGTTTTTGCCTTCGTTAGCTTTCTGGGCGCGGCGATGGGGCACGATGCGGCGTTCAGTTTTCACGCGTCGCTTGCTTGTGCCGCCAGCCTGATCTCCGTGGTCATGATCGGCAATCGCTACCTTGACCGTCCTGCAGAATTGCCACCGGCGGAGATCGGCGGGCGCCCCAACTACAACCTTGGCCCGATCAAGTTCGCGTCCGCCATGGCGATGTTCTGGGGCATCGCGGGTTTCACTGTGGGTCTGATCATCGCCATGCAGCTGGCCTGGCCGGCGCTTAATTTCGATCTGCCCTGGACGACATTCGGCCGCCTGCGGCCGCTGCATACGTCGGCCGTGATCTTCGCGTTCGGCGGCAACGTCCTGATCGCAACGTCGTTTTATGTCGTGCAAAAGACCTGCCGCACTCGCCTTGCAGGCGACCTGTCGCCCTGGTTCGTCGTGGTCGGCTACAACTTCTTCATCCTGGTCGCCGGCACCGGCTACCTGCTCGGCGTGACCCAGTCGAAGGAATACGCCGAGCCGGAATGGTACGCCGACTTCTGGCTGACGATCGTCTGGGTGACGTATCTGCTCGTGTTCCTGATGACGCTGGTGAGGCGCAAGGAGCCGCATATCTTCGTCGCCAACTGGTTCTACCTGGCGTTCATCATCACGATCGCGGTGCTGCATCTCGGCAACAATCCCGCGCTGCCGGTTTCCTTCCTCGGCTCGAAGTCCTACATCGCCTGGGGCGGTGTGCAGGATGCGATGTTCCAGTGGTGGTACGGCCACAATGCGGTCGGGTTCTTCCTGACCGCCGGCTTCCTGGCGATCATGTACTACTTCATTCCGAAGCGGGCGGAGCGTCCGGTCTATTCATACCGGCTTTCGATCATCCATTTCTGGGCGTTGATCTTCCTCTACATTTGGGCCGGCCCGCATCATCTGCACTACACGGCGCTGCCGGACTGGGCGCAGACGCTCGGCATGACGTTCTCGATCATGCTCTGGATGCCGTCCTGGGGCGGCATGATCAACGGCCTGATGACGCTGTCGGGAGCGTGGGACAAGCTGCGCACCGATCCCGTGCTGCGCATGATGGTGGTGTCGGTCGCCTTCTACGGCATGTCGACCTTCGAAGGCCCGATGATGTCGATCAAGGTGGTCAACTCGTTGAGCCACTATACCGACTGGACCATCGGCCATGTGCATTCCGGCGCGTTGGGCTGGGTCGGATTCGTCTCCTTCGGCGCGCTCTACTGCCTGATCCCCTGGCTGTGGAATCGCCAGCTCTACAGCCTGAAGCTGGTCAACTGGCACTTCTGGATCTCAACCATCGGCATCGTGCTCTACATTTCCGCGATGTGGGTGTCGGGAATCCTGCAAGGCCTGATGTGGCGTGCCTACACCTCGCTCGGCTTCCTCGAATACTCCTTCATCGAATCCGTCGAGGCCATGCACCCCTTCTACATCATTCGCGCAGCGGGCGGCGCGCTGTTCCTGGTCGGCGCCCTGATCATGGCCTTCAATCTCTGGATGACGGTCAATGCTGGCCAGGCCAGCGAAATCGAGGGCGCCGGCGCTCTCCAGCCTGCCGAATAG
- the ccoO gene encoding cytochrome-c oxidase, cbb3-type subunit II, translating into MSIWNRHKIFEKNSIILIAGILVVIAIGGLVEITPLFYLKSTIEAVDGVRPYTPLELAGRNIYVREGCYLCHSQMIRPLRDEVERYGHYSLAAESMYDHPFQWGSKRTGPDLARVGGKYSDDWHVTHLINPRSIVPQSVMPGYPSLAKTELDPSDVAAHLRTNRAVGVPYTDEQIANAVADLKAQVDPDSPGSDPFQKRYPKALVRNFDGKAGNPTELDALIAYLQMLGTLVDFKLYNEKANLR; encoded by the coding sequence ATGTCCATCTGGAATCGACACAAGATCTTTGAGAAGAACTCTATCATCCTGATCGCCGGCATTCTCGTCGTCATTGCGATCGGCGGGCTGGTCGAGATCACGCCGCTGTTCTATCTGAAGAGCACGATCGAGGCGGTCGACGGCGTGCGGCCCTATACGCCGCTCGAGCTCGCCGGCCGCAACATCTATGTCCGCGAGGGCTGCTATCTCTGCCACTCGCAGATGATCCGCCCGTTGCGTGACGAGGTCGAGCGCTATGGCCACTATTCGCTGGCGGCCGAGAGCATGTACGACCATCCATTCCAGTGGGGCTCCAAGCGCACCGGACCGGATCTTGCGCGGGTCGGCGGCAAGTACTCCGATGATTGGCACGTCACTCACCTGATCAATCCGCGCTCGATCGTTCCGCAGTCGGTGATGCCCGGGTACCCGTCGCTCGCGAAGACGGAACTCGATCCGTCCGACGTCGCGGCTCATCTGCGGACGAATCGCGCGGTCGGCGTACCCTATACCGACGAGCAAATCGCCAACGCGGTCGCCGATCTCAAAGCGCAGGTCGATCCCGACAGCCCCGGCTCCGATCCGTTTCAGAAGCGCTATCCGAAGGCCCTGGTCCGCAACTTCGACGGCAAGGCCGGCAATCCGACCGAGCTCGACGCCCTGATCGCCTATCTTCAGATGCTCGGCACGCTCGTCGACTTCAAGCTCTACAACGAAAAAGCCAATCTGCGCTGA